cttccctttgttgctactataaataacttCTTCTTGGAACTTTTTtacctggttgttagaattggatatgtcattgtttccggggcttactgtctaccaaacttatacagaatatgttttactataACATCTACGTCAAGTTCGATAAGTATAGTTACTTTGGGCCAGTGTCTTTACAGTTGTGGctcttgaattattgaaaattgccgatgtttgaaatttatttccaAATCAGCCATGATTTTGAAATGATGCTCTCCAAGAATTACatcacaaccacagaattaaaattccatatgcaaatacaggtgctattgTAAAggaatttgctatgacgggcgtatattgtgatatTCTGGCACTGTTGTTATTTTCGAGTTACCTTTTTGCAACTGTCGTGGCTCAACGAATATACGTACAATTGATAACACTGTTACGTTTTATTTAACTGAACtgatcattaaacaatgtgtccaattttcaataaagtctgtcaaaatttgggataaaaacaaacaagagctgtccgtaagactgccagtgctcgactattcgaatcattgtcccagaagcaggaatattacccttaatgttaaaatatctatagagtttcaatccagtatctgcattagttttggaaatacttggagtaacttgcatgcaaaactttaactagaagttttaagttcaaaaggggacataacttggccaaaatgcatgtcaattatgggacttgatgcaatcaactagttttataacacaTGTGAAgttgaagtttcaatttaatatctgcatttgttttgcagatagtaacttgcacgcaaaacttaaaccaaaactttctaagtccaaaagggggcataatttggccaaattgcatgtcagagttatgggacttaatgctatcacctagtttcataacctCGAAGacattatgtgaagtttcaattcaatatctgtataagttttggagatagtaacttgcatgtaaaactttttccagaattttctaagtccttaagggggcataatttggtcaaaatacatgtcagagttaagggacttgatccagtgaggttgataattgacctaggaaaagaaaaaacaagagctcgtcgaaaacgaaatgccccccccccccccaccccacccccttgatgcattcagtaattgcacaaggaacagaaattatttggtcactgtgcactggactaTTGGCGTGTTGTcctcaaatcaataattgtgggtcatttaccagtcataagtcgcccccatatcaaatgtgatcttacaCCAAAGCGTTCTCTATTTATTTGGCAAAACAAGTTCTACTTTTCTGggacaatgtgaccttgacctttgacctactgacctcaaaatcaataaaggtcgtctgttggtcatgatcaacgtccctattaagtttcttgatcctaggcccaaatgttcttaagttattgtccggaaacggtttaattgttccaggtcactgtgacctttacctttgacctactgacctcaaaatcaatatgggacatcagctggtcatgataaactttcctatcaactttcatgatcctatgcccaagcgttctcaaggtatcttCCAAaaactgtttcaggtcactgtgactttgacctttgacatactgacctaaaaatcaatagataTCATCTGCTATTCATcacctattaagtttcgtgacccTAGACtcaagcattctaaagttatcgtccggaaacggtttaactgttccgggtcactgtgaccttgacctctgacctattggccacaaaatcaatatgggtcaactgctggtcatgaccaacaccTCTATGAAGTTTTATAATTTAAAccaaagggttctcaagttatcgtccagaaacgatttaactgttccggatcagtgtgaccttgacatttgacatactgatctgAAAATCAATAGGATTCATTTGCAAATCATGACCAgtcttcctatcaactttcatgatcctaggtcgcAGGGTTTtgaagttatcgtccggaaacggtttgattgtttcgggtcactgtggcTTCtaactttgacctattgacctcagaGTCAATAGgattcatctgctggtcatgatcaacatttCAAtcacctttcatgatcctaggttatcatccggaaacggtttaattgttTCAGGTCattgtaatcttgacctttgacctactgacctcaacatcaataggggtcatctgctggtcatgaccaacatccttatcaagtttcatgatcctaggtcaaaacgttctcaagttattgtccggaaactgttaaactgttccgggtcactgtgaccttgatcttagacctaccgaccttaaaatcaataagggtcatctgttggttatgatcaaccaccatatcaactttcatgatcctaggcccaagcagtcTTGAGTTagcatccagaaactgttttaccgttccgggtcactgtgaccttgaccttagacctactgacctcaatatcaataggggttatctactgattatgaccaacctccatatcaactttcatgatcctaggccaagcattcttgagttatcatccggaaactgaatggtctacagaccgaccaaccgaccaacataccgaccgaccgacatctgcagaACAATATACCTTCTTCGAAGCAGGGaacaataagtttcaaatttatatgcctttaagtattagctgtatgtacttgcatgcaaaactttaaccaggattttctaagtccaaaagggggcataatttgaccaaaaatgcatgtcagttatgggatgatgctatcaactagtttcacaaccctgaagacacatgtgaagtttcaattcaatatctgcattagttttggaggtagaaacttgcatgcaaaactttaaccagagttttctaaggccaaaagggggcataatttggcctaaatacatgtcagagttataggacttgacccagtgaggttggtaattgacctagaaaaagtaaaaataagtttcaaagctatatgcctttaagtattagctatatgtacttgcacgcaaagatttaaacaggattttctaagtccaaaagggggtataatttggccaaaatgcatgtgagagttatgggacttgatgctattatcaagtttcataaccccgaagacacatgtgaaatttcaattttatacctgcattagttttggagctagtaacttgcatgtaaaactttaaccaggattttctaagtctaaaagggggcattatttggcctaaatacatgtcagagttatgggacttgacccagtgaggttggtaattgacctaaaaaaagaaaaaataactttcaaagatatatgcatttaaatgatagccatgtgtacttgcatgcaaaactttaaccaaggtgtgacgccgacgccgacatcgacgccgacgccgacgccagggtgaatagaatagctagactttacttcgaatagtcgagctaaaaaccaggtgtggagttagaaaggTTGTTGAGtatatttgacctagataatccagtttcaaaagCTACCTAGATTTAAAAGAGACAAAGATTCTGACTACGTTTTATGATTTATTAAGTTgaaaatgtagtctctagagtgcaaacaaggtttttctatgatttgacctagtgaccttctttaaGATCTCAGGTAACCaagttttaaacctgacctacatttcatcaagataaacattctgacaagttctTATGAAGATTAAATGGAAAATGTGGTTTGTAGAGTGTTCACAGTTTTTCTACGTTTTGACCCAgaccattctgacaaagttttatgaagattatttgacatagtgacatagTTTAAGATGTTAGATAAACCAGTTTTGAATTCAACCTTTATTTAatagagataaacattctgacaaaggtttatgaagatcaagatgaaaatgtggcctctgaagtgttaacaagtTCTTTATATGATTTTGCCTAGTTAAAGACCCTAGGTAACACAGATTAGAACTTCTtgtcatagagacaaacattctgatactTTTTCTTGAGATCGAATGGAaaacgtggcctctacaatgttaacaacgtttttctatgatttgacctagtgatctagatTTTTACTCGGGTAagccagttttgaacttaacctagaattCATACAAACACTCTGAAGTTTCTTTTATGAAGAGTATTAACTAGGTTCTTCTACGAATTAACCTAATGgattagtttttgacctcaggtaataTGATTTCTGacattttctatatttcataATGACAAACATTCTCACAAAGATTTATGATATTCAAGTAGCAAATTTGgccttagagtgttaacaactttGTTTAATGATTTAACCTAGAGACCTAGCTTAAGACCTCgggtaacccagtttcaaacttgaactcgaagttttatgaagatgaaaaagaaaatatgacctctagggttctaacaaggttttcctattaactgacaaagtgacctagtttttgaccccagatgaccctgtCACAAACTCCttcaggtaacattttgaccaagttttattaagattaggcgaaaattatgacctctagagtaaTAAACCACAAATGAAGTGTGtaaattaaattttagaaaatcaggcacttattttattaaatacagatttCAACTGAGCCCAGAAACATGGTCAATTTCCGCTTATTTACGTTCAAATCAGTATATCTTTAATGACGCAGCAAAGTTTTCGCTTTTGTATTAGTGGACCAGTATATTGAacattgtttgtttacattttcaaatgtaacaTTCACGTGTTTATTGGAGATTGATGTATATTTAACTAAaggtacagtccataaaataaacaaaagtgtttgtaaacatggaaggatccaaacggaaggggacgaagcattttatagaaatagctcgatggcaaaatacaatacatatcgtagccctgacCAGCCTATAAACCGGGCTAGTCTATTtcataagtacaacaacacggttgacccatttaaatgaGTTGTAGACCGCATGTGAATACAGGATTAGCCGTTTAATAGATATACTTAAAGGAACATAATGTACCCCTAAGTtttgataatagaaaaaccttaactAAGAGCTAAATAACCATTGCGCGGAAGGTCAGTTTTTGAAGTAAACATCAGACTGGATAATTTAACATTCGTATATCCACATTTAAAATGACTTAATTCATGATTACACTTACGCGCAATGATTATTAAAACTATCGACATATGTATCCGACATGTGGTGATCACAATGGTGCCataatgatgtgggtgataacgAGGGATGACTATTTTTAatctgaaacaaatccatcatgtAAATGTTAACCTAAgtgtggacgcggaaggacgcaGATGCCGGTTCGAGTAGGATTGCTCAGAAAATACATTgcatagtcgagcttaaaatgcTTTTTTCCCAATATGTTCAGCTGGTTAACTTATATAACTACCGCTGTGGCAGAAACATTCCTTTTATTCTAATTGCGATTATTCCATCACACATTCTGACTTTCATAgaagacaaggcagtctgaaagacagctaaatcccctgccgcTGTTATgtatagtgaaagggttgatgaaaatccttcaaggggtttaggagatacagagcggacacaaaatggaaggctcaaacctttgaccttgaattgtgaccttgaccttcagccgacATGGTTgtcttataagttctgcacatcgtcttcatgaggtgatcatttgacccaagtttcatgaaaatccttcaaggggtttagaagagtcagagcggacacaaaatggattgctcaaacatttgaccttgagctgtcaccttgaccttaagccgacatggctgactctttagttctacacatcgtcttgatgaggtgatcatttgacccaagtgtaatgaaaatccttcaaggggttaaggagatacagagcggacacaaaatgttacagacagaTTGAAGGACGGGaggacggatggacggagaccattcctataaccccctaACACTCGTGGCGGGAGATTAAAAAGGTGATTTAATAATAGAAACATGTATTATGTTTATCGAATAAGGAAAACGTGGATGTTGTCTTTAGCAGCAACAATCAGTTTTGACTGTTTTATATCAAAGCATATAGCGCGTGGATTTTTCAAAGCATGAGATTTGGAAACAACTTCTCCTAAGCATTTTCCGTCTGAATTCAATTGTACAACATTGTTTGATTCGTCACCACTGACAAGCACATTACCGTTTTCGTCCGTACACACTCCCCATCCACTTTTTAATATATTGCTTGAGTACTTCCAGATAGCATTGCCGTCAATATCTATTGTTACAAGATCTTGATTATATCCTGTAACATGTATCATTTTGCCGTCACCACCACCTAAAGAAACCTCCCGGGCACACGTAAACATAACCTGACCAGATCTATCACTACTGATTGTCCGTAGACACGTGCCATCCATTGTATGTACAAACACTCTCTTGCCTTGCTCGCAAACAACTATCTTTTCATCCGTTACGGCTATACCTCTGCAGTTGTGATCCATCATTAGAGTGCGGGTAGGCCGGAGCTGGGCTACAGTAGATACAAACTGGATTCGATTATTAAGACTCACAGCTACTTCCTCGCTACTGACCTTGCAAACAGATCGAGGTTTTTCAGTCATTGTCAATGAATTTCTAACAGTGTATGTTTCACATTCGACAAGTTTAATTTTGCTGTTCCTGTTGTCTACCAGGAGCATATCACCGGAGTCAAGCATACATGACGACCAAATATCGCAAGAATTCCCATCATCTTTCAACTTCACACTGTAATCCTTTTTGCTTTGAACTTGATAGAGACCTAGCTTCTCTTGATGTGATTGACATCCGAGTGATTTAAATTGTTGAAGGGAATAatgtatttctaaattttttgtaaacaaagtgGCATCTCCTCGCTTATCATCTGAACTGGACCAAGTCGTCTCTGTCTCTGAGAGTAGTTTTTCGCACGTCTTTCTACTTACAAACTGCTGCGATTGATTTTTCTGAGACGATTCCAGTGCAGCTTTACTTTGGTTAAGTTTAATCGTCGTCTCCTGAAGATTTTTCAGTTCTGCTTGAATGTTCTTCTCTTCTGTGTTACATATTCGATCTACTTCAGCAACGGCTGTTTGTTCCAGTCGATCCAGAGTTTGGTCTATTTCTGCTCTGTaggtttttattttgttgcaGCAAATTGCTCTTCTTTTAGTATTTTCATCTCTAGTTCTTTGTTTCTGTTTCAGCAAGGTTTccgtttttgttgttgctttctCTATTTCATTCTTTATCTTCCTTGCATCTTCTGCCTGTGGTATTGTTCGAACAAAGTCAGGAATATAGTGGATATTCACACACGGCCtagaataaacaataaaattcgtATGTATTTGTGCAGCCGGTTAAAAGAATTGTAAATAAGAATGATGTCAAAATTGTACGACGCATAACCCCTGAAAATGCTTGATGGAATAATAAATGAAGTCCACAACGGTGACGTAACTCCAAAAACTATAATAGGACATAAAAGTCCCGGCAGTATACGTATATCCaattcattttaatgaaatatgccaagtttcattttaaaggGATGGAAAATGTAAGAGGAGCTGAGTACACGTTGTAATAGTTCAAAGTGCAAAAACGTGCCCTATCTTCAGGAAAAGTAATCAGACAATATTTGCGCATGTCcatttcatgttgatgatgtatatgCCAAGTTATTATGCATATATGTTTTAAGCTTAAAATTTCACAGGAATATCGCATTTGTGGTATTAGTTATAACGAATGTCTCATGCTATTAAATTTCGCCTAACGGATCATGTGCCAGCGAAATGAGCAAAACATTTTACTATGTATAGCAGTATCGCAACCCGTGGTATTTATTCGACGCCGCCCAGGAGGcggcgtcgagtatatgggatacacttttatttcggaccctgtaaagatggtaatgaatagtttcggagtgataaactgaacacagtgaatagtttgtaaaaggaccaATGATATTGatgtgaataaacaaaaaatggcaaaaagaaaacttataaaatatgtatgtaatgcaacttattatg
This Mercenaria mercenaria strain notata chromosome 17, MADL_Memer_1, whole genome shotgun sequence DNA region includes the following protein-coding sequences:
- the LOC128549893 gene encoding uncharacterized protein LOC128549893 produces the protein MATNGSTTDASDELFDFICSPCNKKDKNSEAMKYCVDCQEYLCVPCVESHNSFSVLTGHTLVERSKFGNASRTDSKELPSVPTERCKVHSLKLVDMYCADHDSVGCHVCFTLNHKPCVNIHYIPDFVRTIPQAEDARKIKNEIEKATTKTETLLKQKQRTRDENTKRRAICCNKIKTYRAEIDQTLDRLEQTAVAEVDRICNTEEKNIQAELKNLQETTIKLNQSKAALESSQKNQSQQFVSRKTCEKLLSETETTWSSSDDKRGDATLFTKNLEIHYSLQQFKSLGCQSHQEKLGLYQVQSKKDYSVKLKDDGNSCDIWSSCMLDSGDMLLVDNRNSKIKLVECETYTVRNSLTMTEKPRSVCKVSSEEVAVSLNNRIQFVSTVAQLRPTRTLMMDHNCRGIAVTDEKIVVCEQGKRVFVHTMDGTCLRTISSDRSGQVMFTCAREVSLGGGDGKMIHVTGYNQDLVTIDIDGNAIWKYSSNILKSGWGVCTDENGNVLVSGDESNNVVQLNSDGKCLGEVVSKSHALKNPRAICFDIKQSKLIVAAKDNIHVFLIR